The Epinephelus lanceolatus isolate andai-2023 chromosome 10, ASM4190304v1, whole genome shotgun sequence genomic sequence CTGGTTCTCTCAGGCCTGCCAATTTTAAAGGCTACCACTCTTAGGGTGTTTTTACACTTGGTCCTGTTCAGCCCTCTAAGTGGACTCAGAgctgtgactcagcattttttgcacatatgtgaacactccaagagaactcagcCCCTCTGAAGTGAACTGTAATAGTTCGGTGAGTTCGGTTCTCTTCAAGTCTGTGATGCGGTTCATTAAACCTGTGCACTGTGAACTCAAAGCGCTCCAGGtttgctttgcttgttgccattgtatttagccctctagatcacatgctgttgacCTGGGACGCTTGAAAAAACAGCCAAAACCATGCCGGCATGTAACGCTTGCAAGGACAcatgtttatatacagtacaggccaaaagtttggacacaccttctcattcaatgcgttttctttattttcatgactatttacattgtagattctcactgaaggcatcaaaactatgaatgaacacatgtggagttatgtacttaacaaaaaaaggtaaaataactgaaaacatgttttatattctagtttcttcaaaatagccaccctttgctctgattactgctttgcacactcttggcattctctccatgagcttcaagaggtagtcacctgaaatggttttccaacagtcttgaaggagttcccagagatgtttagcacttgttggcccctttgccttcactctgcggtccagctcaccccaaaccatctcgattgggttcaggtccggtgactgtggaggccaggtcatctgccgcagcactccatcactctccttcttggtcaaatagcccttacacagcctggaggtgtgtttggggtcattgtcctgttgaaaaataaactaaacgcaaaccggatgggatggcatgtcgctgcaggatgctgtggtagccatgctggttcagtgtgccttcaattttgaataaatccccaacagtgtcaccagcaaaacacccccacaccatcacacctcctcctccatgcttcacagtgggaaccaggcatgtggaatccatccattcaccttttctgcgtctcacaaagacacggcggttggaaccaaagatctcaaatttggactcatcagaccaaagcacagatttccactggtctaatgtccattccttgtgtttcttggcccaaacaaatctcttctgcttgttgcctctccttagcagtggtttcctagcagctatttgaccatgaaggcctgattggcgcagtctcctcttaacagttgttctagagatgggtctgctgctagaactctgtgtggcattcatctggtctctgatctgagctgctgttaacttgcgatttctgaggctggtgactcggatgaacttatcctcagaagcagaggtgactcttggtcttcctttcctgggtcggtcctcatgtctgccagtttggttgtagcgcttgatggtttttgcgactccacttggggacacgtttaaagtttttgcaattttccggactgactgaccttcatttcttaaagtaatgatggccactcgtttttctttagttagctgattggttcttgccataatatgaattttaacagttgtccaatagggctgtcggctgtgtattaacctgacttctgcacaacacaactgatggtcccaaccccattgataaagcaagaaattccactaattaaccctgataaggcacacctgtgaagtggaaaccatttcaggtgactacctcttgaagctcatggagagaatgccaagagtgtgcaaagcagtaatcagagcaaagggtggctattttgaagaaactagaatataaaacatgttttcagttatttcacctttttttgttaagtacataactccacatgtgttcattcatagttctgatgccttcagtgagaatctacaatgtaaatagtcatgaaaataaagaaaacgcattgaatgagaaggtgtgtccaaacttttggcctgtactgtatatcatataTAGGCtgtagtgtgaacagaaagaggaccgaggccccatcagagctgaaattgaccagaaagagagccgagtcctctttcaaatgaactgacaatgtgaacacaaaaagaactgagtcccttttctgttggtaCACTTTTTGGtacactttaagaggactgagttcagtttgtttaaaaaaagactctatgtgaaaacaccctcatAGTCCTGACAAAAACCAGGAAATGCGACCACATGACTCCAGTTCTAAAATCCTAACACTGGCTACCTGTCACTTAGAGAACGGATTTCAAAATCTTGCTGCTTGTGTATAAATCATTCTGTAGCTCAGCGCCCAAATATATCTCTGACGTGCTTGTGACATATGAACCTTCTAGGACCCTGAGGACGTCTGGGGCCGGCCTGTTGACCGTCCCAAACGTCACAACAAAACATTGTGAAGCAGTGttttgttatcatgcagcacaaacctggaataaCCTCCCAGATGATGTTAGACAAGCCTGACGCTGATCACTTTTAagtcaaagctaaaaacattttttgttccTTAAATGTCAAATTATTCACTGGGGCTCTGATCAGATCCTCTTTATTGTGCCCTTTGTGTCCAAAGAAGTTATGTTTTTAGTGCCTTTTGATTTGAATAAATTACTGTATTAAAGATCCATTCCCAGTCTTCATTTAATTCATCTAAAAACATTCCATTTTCTCATCTTTAAACAGATTGCAAATGTTTTCAGTAATGCCAACACTCTTCCTCTCcctatttagttttttttttttttttattgttgcgtCGTACAATACTGTTAAATCGAGTGTTTGTATGTACTTACATCAAAGAGGACTCCTACTTCTTGATCCGGTGAGGGGGCAAAGGACTGGTTTACATATATGaactgaggaaaaaaagaaagaaaagagaaacagatATGTAGAGAGTTGCAAAACTTTCCAAAGCTTCTGTCCAAGACATGATTTTGTGAAGTGAACAAGCCACAAAACAAACTTCATTCCTACCAGCTGTTCACTGCCATCAAGCTTGAGGAAGCGAGAGATGAACTGCGACAGGGACTGCACCGTCCTCCCCCTGTCCACTGCCCACTTCTTTGTTTTCATGATAGGAGTGTCTCCCACTGCCTTCAGCAACACGTCAACTGTAAAAGTAGAAAACATGAAAAGTgaaagtgctgctgctgccaccagGAGTGGTCTGGGCAAATCTCAACTTGCATTGTTCAGGGGAATTTCTGGAAAAGTGTTGTTAAATACAGTGACACATAACCGCTATTCAACAGTAAGAAAACTGAAACTGTGATGACGCACTTCCAGTACGGACTGAGACAAAATAGTACAGAACCACATGTCATACAAGAAATGAGCAGTGGGCTTTTGCACAATATGTTATTTTAGCCAACAGTTTGTGCAACACTTCCGTCCCTTAAAACACTTCAGATGTGTATTCAAGTAAGTCCTTTCCTGTTGGTACAAGTGTAAACTACATTCTCCATGTGTACTCCTATGAAAAGCCGTTTATTTGTTGTAATTATACGCATCAAGATTCACTGTTGACAAACACAGAAAACTTAGCTTTATTACAATAAACTTACATTGAACCTACATGTTTAAAGATTTCCTTTTAGTACGGCGGATAAGCTCTCAAATTATGAGGAATTGTgcactttttgaaaaaagcatgaaatttcTACCATAGTTAGTACATACCAtaaggtttattttcagatgtggagGGAAGTCAGATTTGACCTCTGAGGCCCGGGAGAggtcaaattcaagatggccgccaataatattcaaatatgcttaactttggaaccaaacacagtagaaaaacatttaaggtgtcATTTCCAACTAAGTTTAGGGTGCCCATTCAGTTAGTGATATCCTTGAGATCAATGGAattcaagaaaatgcatttaggtCAAGGTAAAAATTtgcttacaaaaacaaaacattttcccctgttttttttcttcttttttttatttatttatttttttaatga encodes the following:
- the atg12 gene encoding ubiquitin-like protein ATG12, producing the protein MSDNAESPTETQKEESQPPSDDSATNDDKKKIDVLLKAVGDTPIMKTKKWAVDRGRTVQSLSQFISRFLKLDGSEQLFIYVNQSFAPSPDQEVGVLFDCFGSDNKLVLHYCKSQAWG